The Chryseobacterium aureum genome contains a region encoding:
- a CDS encoding GEVED domain-containing protein: MKKLFTSLILFLGLIFGLSLHAQVVTIGTGTSTQRYPLTPYYGYQRSASLYTAAEINTPGGGSILSVGWEATATMNITFPVKVYLKSVPSTTTAITAQNWNTVTTGATLVYSANVTSLAVGWNTLQLQLPYSYNGTDNLMVLVETNYGGSGGGSGTAGAGFKYSTATAGHMYFEADTTAPTGNGTVTANRPNVRLTFGTPPTCLPMPPGGTLSTGTITPTSAVLNWTAYSSAPAGGYDIYYSTTNTAPTAATVPSQNVPSGTTATLSPLVPNTTYYAWVRAKCSATDQSTWSGPITITTPATCPPMPATGSLSIGTVTPTSAVLNWTAFGYVPAAGYDIYYSTSNTAPTGATVPSQNVPSGTTATLSPLTPNTTYYAWVRARCSATDQSTWKGPVSFYTGYCIPTGGTSSTSYYLNNITTTGGIANLNYTANSYTAYVNNSATVVSAIPSTSVTVNLATSGTSTYYHYIWVDWNNDMSFTGPGETILATTTYAATATGTIPIAAGQAPGNYRVRMGTSWLGSITPCGPAAYGNYVDFTLTVIALQPCSAAPPSNIAVSNLTASTALVSWIPAIGATYTLRYKKVTDATWTTINITTPLTSSQLLSNLVDQTAYEVQIATICGGTTGAFSPSVTFTTPPLTYCTANPTGNTGTSGYINNVTVTPTNTPIMFNNSGSDGYKDYTTDATKMIIFERGSANNKISVNKYWPGASSSYGVSAWVDFNRNGIFETSERVLNTTASTTTPVTATFAVPTVASGNVYTGTQPTRMRVVMSTSSTNNPCGTFTQGEVEDYPVRFVDSQPCSTAPPTGITVNNISATNATVSWISTVGATYTVRWRVAPSGAWQTASVPAGQNFYGITGLTEQTNYEVQVSTTCGGSTGAYSASVAFTTPPLAYCQMTGSGTNDHISNVTVTSSNLGVPAMNNTSVQTNYISYTTPETLITLDVNSQNNKISVSKGWTGATGNDAVTAWLDFDRNGQFTDAERILISPASTTSPVTATFAVPSTAYTGPLTTTMRVVLKRTSAPVMCQNAVDGEVEDYRVRIRPCSNATPNAPTFTTTHTSATVTITGTGVSYVVRYRVQGTTAWTSVYASTQLGNLPLVINGLTPATTYEVEVAAICGDIVGTATPIKTFTTRCDPTPPNVTVSNITPTTALITWAPLAASSTYTMRWRKVGTTTWNIVSLPAPPANTYVLGSTTALEPYTTYEVQIANQCNGETTLNPYSNPKVFTTERICQIPPPGLTITQLLPTSAAIQWDPFPGATYVLRYRKVGIPSWTEVPSIVNNLVLTGLTELTKYEMQVVNICNGTPGNYTPPYYFTTPTVIYCKMKGENSTGEHISKVTVKPTGKKTMENESGASTYTDYTGVPKTFIEMIQGSTDNEIIIEKKWTGTTYNEGIAVWIDFNRNGEFDINERVFTSSPNSNSPVSGKFNVPADAFVSMTDYKYVVMRVAMSRDGIPVNCADFKNGEVEDYTVRISKPITANPIDQTSIMIYPNPVSSVLFVKNISKRAKYTIYNAAGQVIANGILLNNQINVSKLINGVYVIDIEDNGNTVQKKFIKE, from the coding sequence ATGAAGAAACTCTTTACCTCTTTAATTCTGTTTCTCGGTTTGATCTTTGGGCTCTCATTACATGCCCAGGTCGTAACCATTGGGACAGGAACCAGTACGCAGCGATATCCCCTGACACCCTATTATGGGTATCAGAGATCTGCATCGCTATATACTGCTGCAGAAATAAACACTCCTGGCGGAGGAAGCATCTTGTCCGTAGGATGGGAGGCTACCGCAACCATGAACATTACCTTCCCGGTAAAAGTTTATTTAAAATCCGTACCATCCACTACTACAGCCATCACGGCGCAAAACTGGAATACGGTAACTACTGGAGCTACTTTAGTATATAGTGCGAACGTGACCAGCCTTGCAGTTGGATGGAATACACTTCAATTACAGCTTCCATACAGCTACAATGGAACGGATAACCTTATGGTTTTGGTTGAAACCAACTATGGGGGATCCGGTGGAGGTTCCGGTACCGCTGGTGCAGGCTTTAAATACAGTACTGCCACGGCAGGTCATATGTATTTTGAAGCTGATACTACAGCACCGACCGGGAATGGTACAGTAACTGCAAACAGACCAAATGTCCGGCTAACTTTTGGAACACCTCCTACCTGTTTACCAATGCCTCCGGGAGGTACTTTATCTACAGGTACAATAACACCTACCAGTGCAGTGTTGAACTGGACAGCATATTCATCTGCACCTGCAGGGGGATATGATATTTATTACAGCACTACCAACACTGCTCCTACAGCAGCAACAGTGCCGTCGCAAAATGTACCTTCCGGAACCACAGCAACTCTTTCTCCGTTAGTACCTAACACAACGTATTATGCATGGGTAAGAGCAAAATGTAGTGCTACGGACCAAAGTACATGGTCTGGGCCTATAACCATTACTACTCCTGCTACATGTCCGCCTATGCCTGCAACCGGATCGTTATCTATCGGTACGGTAACTCCTACGAGCGCAGTGCTGAACTGGACAGCTTTTGGATATGTTCCTGCAGCAGGGTATGATATTTATTACAGTACAAGTAATACTGCTCCAACAGGTGCAACGGTGCCATCACAAAACGTTCCTTCCGGAACTACGGCAACCCTTTCACCGCTTACTCCTAACACAACATATTATGCCTGGGTAAGAGCAAGATGCAGTGCTACGGATCAAAGTACCTGGAAAGGACCCGTTTCTTTCTATACAGGATATTGTATACCTACAGGGGGTACTTCAAGCACATCATATTACCTGAATAATATCACTACAACAGGAGGTATTGCAAACTTGAACTATACGGCAAACAGCTATACAGCATATGTGAATAATTCTGCTACTGTAGTTTCTGCAATTCCAAGTACCTCTGTAACGGTCAATCTGGCTACATCAGGGACAAGTACGTATTATCATTATATTTGGGTTGACTGGAATAATGATATGAGTTTCACCGGCCCTGGAGAAACTATCCTTGCTACTACTACCTATGCTGCAACAGCTACGGGAACTATCCCGATCGCCGCGGGGCAGGCTCCAGGTAATTACAGAGTGAGAATGGGAACATCCTGGTTAGGAAGTATTACTCCATGTGGACCTGCCGCTTACGGTAATTATGTTGACTTTACATTAACTGTTATAGCTTTACAACCTTGTTCAGCCGCTCCACCAAGTAATATTGCCGTTTCAAACCTTACAGCAAGTACGGCTCTTGTATCTTGGATTCCTGCAATAGGAGCAACGTATACATTGAGATACAAAAAAGTAACGGATGCTACATGGACTACTATTAACATTACAACGCCGCTTACCAGCAGCCAGCTGTTAAGTAACTTAGTAGATCAGACTGCATATGAGGTTCAGATCGCTACAATTTGTGGAGGGACTACCGGTGCTTTCTCACCAAGTGTAACATTTACAACCCCGCCATTAACTTACTGTACAGCCAACCCGACAGGAAATACAGGAACCAGCGGATATATTAATAATGTAACCGTTACGCCTACCAATACTCCTATCATGTTTAACAATTCAGGATCGGATGGTTACAAAGATTATACTACGGATGCTACTAAGATGATTATCTTTGAAAGAGGTTCTGCCAATAATAAAATTTCTGTAAACAAATACTGGCCGGGTGCCAGCAGCTCTTACGGAGTTTCAGCATGGGTAGACTTTAACAGAAACGGAATATTTGAAACCAGTGAGAGAGTTCTGAATACTACAGCAAGTACCACAACTCCTGTAACAGCTACTTTTGCTGTACCTACAGTAGCTAGTGGAAACGTGTATACAGGAACCCAGCCAACGCGTATGCGTGTCGTGATGAGTACAAGCAGTACGAACAACCCTTGTGGAACATTCACCCAGGGAGAAGTGGAAGATTATCCGGTAAGATTTGTAGATTCACAACCTTGTTCTACAGCTCCTCCAACGGGTATTACAGTAAATAATATCTCTGCAACTAATGCTACCGTATCATGGATTTCTACTGTTGGAGCTACATATACAGTAAGATGGAGAGTGGCACCAAGTGGAGCATGGCAGACGGCTTCAGTTCCGGCTGGTCAGAACTTCTATGGAATTACAGGTCTTACAGAACAGACCAATTATGAAGTTCAGGTTTCTACAACCTGTGGAGGATCTACAGGAGCTTACTCAGCATCCGTAGCATTTACTACACCGCCATTGGCTTACTGTCAAATGACTGGTTCCGGAACCAACGACCATATTTCGAATGTCACAGTTACCTCTTCGAACCTTGGAGTTCCGGCAATGAATAATACTTCGGTACAGACCAACTATATCAGCTATACTACCCCTGAGACGCTAATTACTTTAGATGTTAATTCTCAGAATAATAAAATATCTGTATCAAAAGGCTGGACCGGAGCAACCGGAAACGATGCTGTAACGGCATGGCTTGACTTTGACAGAAACGGGCAGTTTACAGATGCTGAGAGAATTTTAATTTCTCCTGCGAGTACCACGAGTCCGGTTACTGCTACTTTTGCAGTTCCTTCAACAGCTTACACAGGACCATTAACAACCACTATGAGAGTAGTACTGAAACGTACAAGTGCTCCTGTAATGTGTCAGAATGCAGTGGATGGAGAAGTAGAAGACTACAGAGTAAGAATAAGACCTTGCAGCAATGCAACGCCTAATGCACCTACCTTTACCACTACCCATACATCAGCTACTGTAACGATTACAGGAACGGGAGTAAGCTATGTGGTAAGATACAGAGTTCAGGGAACAACTGCCTGGACGTCAGTATATGCTTCAACACAATTGGGTAACCTTCCATTGGTTATAAATGGATTGACACCAGCTACGACTTATGAAGTAGAAGTAGCGGCAATTTGTGGCGACATTGTCGGAACAGCAACACCAATCAAGACTTTTACAACAAGATGTGATCCTACACCTCCTAATGTAACAGTAAGCAATATTACTCCAACTACAGCATTGATTACGTGGGCACCTCTTGCAGCGAGCTCTACGTATACGATGAGATGGAGAAAAGTAGGAACTACAACCTGGAATATCGTAAGTTTACCGGCACCACCAGCCAATACTTATGTATTAGGAAGTACAACAGCTTTAGAGCCATACACTACGTATGAAGTTCAGATTGCCAACCAGTGTAACGGAGAAACGACACTGAATCCATATTCAAACCCTAAAGTATTTACAACAGAAAGAATATGCCAGATTCCACCTCCAGGATTGACCATTACCCAACTGCTTCCTACATCAGCAGCGATCCAGTGGGATCCTTTCCCTGGAGCAACCTATGTTCTTCGTTATAGAAAAGTAGGTATTCCAAGCTGGACAGAAGTACCATCAATCGTTAATAACTTAGTACTGACTGGTCTTACTGAATTAACGAAATATGAAATGCAGGTAGTAAATATCTGTAACGGTACCCCAGGAAACTATACTCCTCCGTATTACTTCACAACCCCTACAGTAATTTACTGTAAGATGAAAGGTGAAAATTCTACAGGAGAGCATATTTCTAAAGTTACGGTTAAACCGACAGGTAAGAAGACAATGGAGAATGAATCAGGAGCATCTACGTATACAGATTATACAGGAGTACCTAAAACATTCATCGAAATGATCCAGGGATCTACAGACAATGAGATCATTATTGAGAAGAAGTGGACCGGAACTACTTACAACGAAGGAATCGCAGTATGGATTGACTTCAACCGAAACGGAGAGTTTGATATCAACGAGAGGGTATTCACTTCATCTCCTAATTCAAACAGCCCTGTATCCGGTAAGTTCAATGTACCTGCCGATGCATTTGTAAGCATGACGGACTACAAATATGTGGTAATGAGAGTAGCGATGTCAAGAGATGGAATCCCTGTAAACTGTGCAGACTTCAAGAATGGAGAAGTAGAGGATTACACGGTAAGAATCTCTAAACCCATCACTGCAAATCCTATTGATCAGACCAGTATCATGATTTATCCTAACCCTGTAAGTTCAGTATTGTTTGTGAAGAATATCAGCAAACGTGCTAAGTATACAATCTACAACGCAGCAGGACAGGTAATTGCAAACGGTATCCTACTGAACAACCAGATCAATGTAAGCAAATTGATTAATGGTGTTTATGTAATA